In Paenibacillus phoenicis, one genomic interval encodes:
- the cydC gene encoding thiol reductant ABC exporter subunit CydC, giving the protein MKQESWVRPYFRLYSGRFALYLILGVLTLVSAGMLMFTSGFLISKSALQPYNILLVYVPIVGVRTFGIGRAVIHYVERLVGHDTVLRILAKMRVRLYRVLEPQALFIRSRFRTGDILGALADDIEQLQNVYIRTVFPSVVALILYAAVIVAMGVFDVTFSLLLAAYILVLVVVLPYISLRLAKRTNEEVKQERNGLYQKLTDAVMGIGDWVISGRSAEFLASYAEDEVAVARKDRKLRAWARWRSFIGHFVVGLVVVSMVYWAGGEAAAGRIDATLIAAFVLIVFPLSDAFLPVSEAVERTPQYRVSLDRLARISGGDSASASPAAAGGPRPGAAGGPIRPGVTGGGGAGLAAAGGVSRTAEVRLRGVRFAYAAEDADSVDGVSLDIPQGKRVMVIGRSGAGKSTLLKLIQGALAPSAGTVEINGIPAAAYGERMPEVISVLNQSPHLFDTTVANNIRLGRPTATDEEIARAAQAAQLGPLIAALPQGLDTPMRETGQRFSGGERQRVALARILLQDTPVLILDEPTVGLDPRTERELLATIFRSTQGKSLIWVTHHLVGAEKMDEIVFMEHGRIVMRGSHAELLAREPRYRNLYRLDCPEE; this is encoded by the coding sequence ATGAAGCAGGAGTCCTGGGTTCGGCCTTATTTTCGGTTGTATAGCGGCCGGTTTGCGTTATATCTGATTCTGGGCGTGTTAACGCTGGTTTCCGCCGGGATGTTGATGTTCACTTCCGGTTTCTTGATCTCGAAATCGGCGTTGCAGCCCTATAATATCTTGCTTGTGTATGTACCGATCGTTGGCGTTCGCACGTTTGGGATCGGGCGGGCGGTGATTCATTATGTCGAACGGTTGGTTGGACATGACACAGTGCTGCGGATTTTGGCGAAAATGCGCGTGCGGCTCTATCGCGTGCTGGAACCGCAGGCTTTGTTCATCCGCTCCCGATTCCGGACGGGCGATATTCTTGGCGCCCTTGCCGATGATATTGAGCAGCTGCAGAACGTGTATATCCGCACCGTCTTTCCGAGCGTAGTGGCGTTGATCCTCTATGCGGCCGTGATCGTGGCCATGGGCGTGTTCGACGTGACGTTTTCACTGCTGTTAGCTGCGTATATCCTTGTGCTCGTCGTCGTGCTTCCGTACATTTCGCTGCGGTTGGCGAAGCGGACGAACGAGGAGGTCAAGCAAGAACGGAACGGGCTGTACCAGAAGCTGACCGATGCCGTCATGGGGATCGGCGATTGGGTGATCAGCGGCCGTTCGGCGGAGTTCCTTGCTTCCTATGCGGAGGATGAGGTCGCGGTGGCGCGCAAGGACCGCAAGCTGCGGGCTTGGGCCCGCTGGCGCAGCTTTATCGGCCACTTCGTCGTGGGCCTCGTCGTCGTATCGATGGTGTATTGGGCCGGCGGCGAAGCGGCGGCCGGTCGGATCGATGCCACACTGATTGCGGCGTTTGTGCTGATCGTGTTCCCGCTGTCGGACGCGTTCTTGCCGGTGTCCGAAGCGGTGGAGCGCACGCCGCAATACCGCGTGTCGCTGGACCGGCTCGCCCGGATCTCGGGCGGCGACAGCGCCAGCGCGAGCCCAGCGGCGGCGGGTGGCCCGCGTCCAGGCGCAGCGGGTGGGCCGATCCGCCCCGGCGTGACCGGGGGCGGCGGCGCTGGGCTGGCTGCGGCGGGCGGAGTTTCCCGCACCGCCGAGGTGCGGCTGCGCGGCGTCCGCTTCGCCTACGCCGCGGAAGACGCCGATTCCGTGGACGGCGTCTCGCTGGACATCCCGCAGGGCAAGCGGGTGATGGTGATCGGCCGCAGCGGCGCCGGCAAGTCGACGCTGCTGAAGCTGATCCAGGGGGCGCTTGCCCCAAGCGCAGGCACGGTCGAAATTAACGGCATCCCAGCCGCCGCCTACGGCGAGCGGATGCCGGAAGTCATCTCCGTGCTGAATCAAAGCCCCCACTTGTTCGACACCACGGTGGCGAACAACATCCGGCTCGGCCGGCCTACGGCTACGGACGAGGAGATCGCGCGGGCCGCGCAGGCGGCGCAGCTCGGCCCGTTGATTGCGGCGCTGCCGCAGGGGCTGGACACGCCGATGCGTGAGACCGGCCAGCGGTTCTCCGGCGGCGAACGGCAGCGCGTCGCCCTGGCGCGGATCCTCCTGCAGGATACGCCTGTGCTCATCCTCGATGAGCCAACCGTCGGCCTCGATCCGCGCACGGAACGCGAGCTGCTGGCGACGATCTTTCGCTCGACGCAGGGCAAGTCGCTCATCTGGGTGACGCACCACCTTGTTGGTGCCGAAAAGATGGACGAGATCGTGTTCATGGAGCACGGACGGATCGTGATGCGCGGCAGCCATGCGGAGCTGCTAGCCCGTGAACCGCGGTACCGCAATTTGTACCGGCTGGATTGTCCGGAGGAGTAA